The genome window GTGGCGTTTCTAAGATGCCAGGCAAAGACAAGCAGATTcgctgtatttatatttttatttgtaagcggattattctattataattttgaaacgATTTAAtcgctttaatttttttgtctatAGACAATCAGACGGAGattcgtaataatttaaaatttaaaaaatagcatGGCCATAAGAGCGTTTTCAAATTATTCGACACTATTTCGGATccgattaaataattttaaaggacAGGAACTTGTGGAAACgctcttatacagggtgtaacaaaacaaagtgataatactttaaggtgtctCTTATACACGTCCCTTGTACAGAGttttctgtgaaagtagcagcgcttaaaagttaattttgacttctatgtttcaACGAGAAACGCCCCAATATCATGAATTtgtatatacaaaatttgaGAAAACCACTCTTTCAGGGccgctactttaacagtgaattTTAAATAGAGGACACATATACACTCGAAAGTCTAaccaatttattttttacagtttGTATATACCGCGCAATCGCAGTTTGCATATTATACCTTTAAATACGACAGAGTTTTCAACGAGATCAAGAGTATTTGATCAATGGTAATTCGAAAAATACTTCCAATCAATTttacaattacatttttttggAAAACGTTTAGACCTAGATAGACCTAAGAGTCAATGGAGATTCCTACAGATCTAGTATAACTCTAAACCAGTATTTAGAATATATCAAAAgcatcgaaaaaatatttttggcctTATGTTAACATAGACGTTATTGTATATAAAATACAACCTAAATAATTGTATTCGTATCGGGTACACAACCTTTATGGTGATTTAGATTACAGCATTCCAGGGCGATCGCTTTCGTTGTTCCCAGCCTTTTCGAAGAACATGAAATCCtgaaaaatacacatttttataaaatatcttaaataaaatatcaacttgCTTATAAATAGATTCACACTACATAATAAacatacattacaatttacagtaaTACAATGTTTTGACCTCTCTGTCAAGTGTATTTTGTAATGTCGGGGTATATCATAAATACagtaataatgagatagtagttcttaaaaataatcagcTACGGCCTACGAGTGAGTGGATGAACACGATAACTAAATAAATTTGTAACATACAGactcatttttttccttataatttgaataaaccTTGTAAGTTATCTAgttcatcacctggctaatatCTATATCTGACTACACAATATAAAATAcacagtttatttttattttcaaatcacTTTTCTGGCTCtaaatttatgcaaaaaactgCAATTTTTATCGTGTTCACCCTCTCACGTTTTCATTTTTCCTTATAGATTCTTGTTTAGATAAGTCTCATAACATAACCCTGCCAATCTAGGCGAAATAGTAGtgtactaacggccgttcccaatatttgatctatctctggttttgccctactaaagATAGGTATAGCTCACaatagacattagagacatatattttatgtcaattcaatgttatctgcgatcggttgtatgtcaaaccagagatagattgaatattgggaacggccgtaaataaaCAAGTATACACCTACCGATGATGATCTTTTCGAAACcagtcgtgtatttaacaagtttgtaatttattacaaacttgttaaatacacgactggtaccaagaagtgacagtacattcaataacataatatataatcaaGTATACTTTGTTTTACATAGTAGGAAGACtaaaacttaaacaaagaagTAATTTACTTTTCTGGGATTTCTGACATGTTCGTGCGCATATAGATGGCGGTATTtccaataatattacaaattttagCCACGCCTTCGTTTTGCCTTTTCAATATCTGTCTTATATGGAATACCTATAGGCAtggaaagaaattaaaaattataaaaagccTTTAAGAGTAGGAGTGTTAAGGAACTTCACttgcttatttaaatattttggcaGAAAATTAATTGGTTGAATtgtcatgtgattttttttgcgcTCGTACATTATCAAAATACTATATCTCCTTAAACTTGTGAAATATACTGCACCAAAGCGACGCGACACGTCACTGCCAAATTATGAGGTTAGACGCACTAGTCACTACTTATAAGTTCAGTACTATGGAATGTGAAGTATTGCTCCGCAGCAGCGTAAAGTCGCCTGGTGCGGTGTTACTttaaaggtgcccatacacgggacaatttgtagTTTCGATTGATcttcaagaaaatcgtccaatcgaccttttgaacgtaaaatcgtttgcgatattgctacacacgtacaatttgtcgttcgattgtaacatcgaggagataaatcgttacgttAATAactgtcccgtgtatggccacctttagaGAAACCTTTTCGGATGCTcgagtgaaaaaaaaacaagtggATTTATATCGTGATTGGCGACAAATATAGCCAATCACGAAATTAGCGTAAATTTCTGtcacgcactgtaaaactctggaacgaagtGTCAACAGTATTTTCTGagcaatacgacctgcaaaccttcaagataGCGTATCCCccccggcaatgcacctgcagctcttctaatgttgcgagtgtctatgggcgatggcagttgctttccatcaggtgacccgttcgctagTTTACCccccttttttataaaaaaattgatttactTGTGTTCGCACTTCGTATAAGAATCGGGAATTTTTTAAGACTACTAAAAAAACAACACTCACAATCAAGAAGCAGGCACCGAGCAGCACCGCTTTTATCCTGACATCGAGATCCATGGGGAATGAGATCCCGAAATAGTCTGCGTCGGTGAACGCCTCGCGCGCCAGACCCGACCACTGCTTCGTTATCTTGCCCACTTTCGTCTCGCCGTCTTGAGAGTATACCTGAAAAATACCAATCGAATGGTTAATAGAGAtttagtaagttttttttttttttatgaaataagggggcaaacgagcaaacgggtcacctgatggaaagcaacttccgtcgcccatggacactcgtagcatcagaagagctgcaggtgcgttgccggtcttttaagagggaataggttaataggggagggtagggatgggaagggaagggaattggggatgatagggaagggaattgggcctccggtaaactcactccctCGGCGaaatttctccggtcgagccggcccattcgtgccgaagcatggctctcccacgtataaaaagttTAAGGTAAATAAGGTATTTGAAGTAAAATCTATGTTTATTGAGTGATTTAATCATTGCTCTCGATATATTCAGGTcaaacaatccatactaatattataaatgcgaaagtatctctgtctgtctgtctgtctgtctgtcttgctttcacgccaaaactactgaaccgattgcaatgaaattttgtatacagttattctagagtctgagaaaggacataggctacattttgatgtgggaaaatatcttatttccatgaaaatatcgatgaaaatgaattcgcattgcgcgtggccagcgctcatcccgggggtcctgggttcgagtcccgcaggcggaacaaaaagttttcaatgttcctgggtcttggatgtgtgcttttttttttttcgcgcctGAATCGGCGGCCGCGCAACACGTACTTTTGTTGTCTCccgttataaaaataattctaaataccTACAGTAGTTAATTGACTTTCGTTTTGTGTTAAATTACAAATTTATATAATCTCTTAATAAATTACAGTGTTAGACTTACATGAGCAATAGTGTATATAACTTTTTAAGTGAAAGTGAAAAAGGACGCCTACCGAAAACAACGCGCAACGCGCCATTTTGtgtgtgaaaatatttttgcaaaatttttTGCACTTCTTGTTTATTAACAAAACCGCAATAATTACAACATTATGAGTGCGTAAATACCTAATACCACCGACCTCAGTTTCCTAACAGTTTTTTCACAATTTATAACCTCTAAAATACTCACTCAAATCCTACTTATTTCACTTCAAAATGGAAAGTCTGCAAAAGACCATAGATGATCTGGCCAAAGTCTTCAAATCTAGTATGGAGGGTTTCCAACAAGAACTTGCCCGGGCTACCACTTCAACAACTGATACAATCTCCACTCCGCGCATAGCCTCAGAATTTGAGTGCTTTAGGACTTTTATTCTGTCCGCTCTGCAGAATCTTCAGTCCCAGGTGGCATTGCTAAGTAGATTTCATGACCAGGAGCAAATGCGTAGCAGAAGAAAGATGCTCCTTTTTCATGGAATCCCAGAGGACAGCAGAGAGGACACTTCAGCAGTTGTTATGGCAACTATCTCTATgaaattaaacttaaagtcTCTTGACTCCTCTTGTATCAAACGAAGCCAACGGATTGGAAGGGCCAAGGAAGGTGTGCCCAGACCTATTCTGGTTAAGCTCCAAGAAATCCAAGTTAGAGACTCCATCTGGTTCGCTAAAACAAACTTAAAGGGCTCAGGCACAACAATGTCAGAATTCCTCAACAAAAGCAGACACGAAACTTTTATTGCTGCAAGAGAAATTTTTGGAATTTCAAACTGTTGGACTAGAAacggtattattataatatcaactcCGGATGGCTCACGTCACAAAATAACATCTCTCCAAGAACTACAAGCAATTCCTCATGCCAATTCGGAAAAAACAAGTGTCCAGCAACAATCTAATGTTAGCATGTCCAATAACACTCCCCCAGCTGTAGCCGATGTCAGCAAAAGACCCAAAAGAATCCTAAAAACTAAGCAGCTTGGTTAGTAGttcattatatttatattctatAGCCTTTAATTTACAGCAAATACTGTTATTCTcttgtttaattatattatattttcactgTGTTGCCTAGTCTACATTTCTATTAAATATTCACATATTtatgtctaaagtctaaagtgatttatagtataatatggaTTAAAAGGAACAAACACATTCTAATACTGTATTGTGAGTTAATAGCTAGTATGTACTTTACTTagtgttttatattatgtaaattttaacccacaaaatatattactgtGGTTTGTGATGTCACAGGTcacaataataatgtatatttttgttttagtcTAATTTAGGTCATAAGTTTTTAATGTGCTAATTTTAATATGTTATAAACATAAACATGctgtaaaataattgttattcacaaggttaaaattgtaatgcataatatttagatcataatttttaatgtgcTAGCTTTGTTGTGTACTTAGACAAGCTgcaaaataattgctactcacAAGTCTAAaacattgttattgttatttattttgttacattgattgttattttgtaacaaactttattattatttaagaattACAGTGAAGTGTGAACTGTGAACATGTATCCTGTCAAATGTCAGCTGTCAATACCAATAGTTTGTGGCTGTCAAATTTGCTTATTTCTgtggttcttcttcttctttgtttcttgttctttttttatgttaaaagaaAAAGTGATAAAGCCTTGTTTTCTTATAACGAATAATAGCAGGCAGCAGCAGCTACTATATTGAATTATATACagatttattgttaattttgaaaatattctttaaatttataaaattgtgaAGTCGGTTGGTGTGTTACAAGTAATTATATAAGAAgaaatacatatacatatttatattttattaatatatagataacgttattgtatatattatatttatatataatattatattgttatttttattttttatttttatcaatgtTTGAATCTCTAGATGATAGTTTTATATCTATTTCGGGCTCCTCGAGTTGCAGTGACGATAGCTTTCACAGTACTTGTTCTGATCATTTACTTTCTACACTTAGTTCTCACTTCTCTAACAACTTaaagaattttaatattatacacttgAACGCTCAAAGTATTCCGGCGCACTTTTCCGAACTTCTCAACTCATTTGACTCTCAATCATTCATTGACGCTATCCTTATTTCCGAATCTTGGTTCAAACCCTGTCTACCTTCCACTTCTTACTCTTTGCCCGGTTACCATCTCATTAGAAATGACCGTATAGGTAGACCAGGTGGTGGGGTTGCAATCtaccttaaatctaatattaaatataaaattttgagatCATCAGCACAACCTCCTTCAGCCGATGATACTGAACACCTTATTTTAGAAATAGCAAATGGCGTGTCTAAAATATTGCTTGGGGTATTCTACAGTCCTAATCTCTCCGTCAATTATTTTACTGCCTTCGAAAAATTGCTCGATGAATTTATTCCTTCTTATGAGCACATTATTTTGATGGGAGATTTTAACACTTGTCTCCTAAAAGACGATTATCGTTCTAAAAAACTTATATCTATCATTAACTCATTTAATCTAAATACTCTTCCTCTGCAAGCCACGCATCACTATCCTCATTCCACACCATCACTTCTTGATCTTATGTTTGTTTCTTCACTTCACCTTGTAGACTCTTACGGCCAATGTCCAGCGCAAGGATTTTCTTACCATGACTGCATATTCCTCTCATACAAATTTCGTCTAGCTAAAACCAAGCCCAAAGTTGTCTTGCATCGGTCctttaaaaatatcgacatAGACAGTCTCCGCGAGGATGCTGAAAATGTGGACTGGGAAGAGATAACCAATGCTGATTCGATTGACgaaaaaacttttatatttgagaGTAGAATCATCGAACTCTTTGATAAACATGCACCGTTACGCCCTGTTAAAATAAAGCACCTTCCAGCGCCATGGCTAACAGACGATATTAAatccttaataaataaaaaaaatcgtgcAAAAGCTAAATTACGCCAAACACATTCTGATGTCGACAAATTAGCCTATAATAAACTCCGCAATCGCTGCAACACAATGTGCAGAGATGCGCAAAAACGTCACATTCAATCGTGTGTCGAAAATGGTGACCAAGCTAAAGTATGGAGGTTTTTAAAGTCACTTGGAGTTGGCAAAGATCCTAAAACCTCAATTTCGTCCAGCATTGATTTAGATCTCTTAAATAGTCATTTTGCTAACCCCGCACATGTCTACGATACTCACAAAAAAGCTCACACAAGTCATACTATATCTAACTTACCTATACCAGATTACCCCCCATTTTCATTTAAGGATTTATCTATCAGTGATGTTAAAAAGGCTGTTCTGTCAATTTCATCTAAGGCTGTGGGTAGTGACAACATTGGGCGTAACATGATAGTTCCATTGCTTGACACATTATCACCAGTCCTCGTCCATATCCTTAATTTTTCCCTCAAAACCTCTGCTTTTCCTAGCTCTTGGAAAGATTCTTATATAATTCCTCTGCCCAAGAAATCTAGTCCCCTATCTTTCTCTGATTACCGCCCAATTTCAATACTTCCTTTCCTCTCGAAAATCCTTGAACGTTTAGTACAGCAACAACTATGCTCtttccttaatttaaataatatattaaatcctCTGCAATCAGGTTTTCGCCCCGGCCATAGTACTTCTACAGCCTTAGTTAAAATTACTGATGACATTCGTCATGGCATGGATAACCAAAATCTAACTATTCTCATCCTTTTGGACTTTAGCAATGCTTTCAATACAGTAGACCATGACATTTTATTACTCCTTCTTAGATCGCTCAATCTATCTCTTGAGGCCGTCAACTGGTTCCGCAGCTTCCTACAAGGACGCCGGCAGCGTGTtaaaattgacaataaaatttccTCATGGTGTGATGTATTTGCAGGCGTGCCCCAAGGTAGCGTGTTATCTCCTCTTCTATTTTCCATTTTCATAAACTCTGTTTCACAAATAATTTCTTCTTTCTACCATATGTATGCAGACGACTTACAAATCTATAGACAGGCCTTACTTTCCTCACTTTCTAACGTGATTGCTCAACTTAATACTGACTTGTCAGAAATACTAAAGTGGAGCAATTATTACGGTCTTAATCTCAACCCGAAAAAAACCCAGTGCATCATCATTGGTAGCAGGCAGCTGATTGCTAAAGTCGACTGGGCTAACTTACCAGAAATAATTCTTGACGGGGCTATCATCCCCTATAGCTCCTCCGTTCGCAACCTCGGTATATACTTTGACCGCACTCTTTCATGGAACACCCAAACTCAAGAACTCCGCAAGAAGCTCCTCGCTGCCACTGCTTCTCTCAGACGCCTCAGTTACTTCCTTCCTGTATCAACCAAAATCTCATTAGTTCACGCTCTACTCTTTCCCATCCTAGATTACGCAGATGTCTGCTACAGTGATCTAAATGATCAACTTCTTTCTTCCCTTGAACGCCTGCAAAATCTTTGCATCCGATTCATCTTTGGTCTGAGAAAATACGATCACATATCTAACTACCGGACAGAGCTAAAGTGGCTACCTGTTAAGTTGCGTCGGAATACACATATTCTTcatcttctttttaatattctatttaatCCCAAAACTCCTGCTTACCTCAAACAAAACTTTACCTTTCTTGGACACAAGCATCCTACACTTCGCTCAGCCAATAAATTAACTcttgccttcccttcccacaACACTAACTTCTATGACTCTTCCTTCACCGTCTCTGCTATTCGTCTGTGGAATTCTTTACCCGAAAGCATACATAAGTCCAAATctattgataattttaaaaaaagactcaaacaatattacttagatttagctgcaaactcttaaacccttacgatttatcctcttcttcgattcatattattatattacttatatgtatttattttattcggtataaagtatctattatatttatttgtgtattatatttatttatttatatactaatagtatcttatcttatttttattttaaatatttttagttatattttatggttgcctggtagagactgcttccagcagtaaggccgccaattcaaactatttctgtttttgtaacgtgtgtaaattgatctgttttgtttgtttgaataaagagttttttatttatttatttattttatttaaaataaaatttcaaaaatcttaaacatattttatgtataatattataaaatccatactaatattataaatgcgaaagtatctctgtctgtctgtcttgctttcacgccaaaactactgaaccgattgcaatgaaattttgtatacagttattctagagtctgagaaaggacataggctacattttgatgtgggaaaatatcttatttccatgaaaataccgatgaaaatgaattcgcattgcgcgtggccagcgctcatcccgggggtcctgggttcgagtcccgcaggcggaacaaaaagttttcaatgttcctgggtcttggatgtgtattaaaataaaatttcaaaaatcttaaacatattttatgtataatattataaaaaatccagaaatatatcgatgcaatgaacattttagttctaatacgattcaacagatggcgttttattttttactttattgtaacactagctgttgcccgcgacttcgtccgcgtggactttaatttatagcgcgcggtgtcaacaaaatgtgtgtcaaatttaaaaactttttaaaaccctggtaagtggtacccctcttagggccgcgctacaccggaatggcagcgctgaaagtgcttaattaatcaaaatacccaaaaaacagctgtgcagtgtgcacataatctatactaacattgtaaatgcgaaagtatctctgtctgtctgtctgtctgtcagtctcgctttcacgccaaacgccaaaagtatctctgtatgtctgtcagtctcgctttcacgccaaacgccaaaactaccgaaccgattgtaatgaaattttgtatacagatagtctaaagtctgagaaaggacataggctacttttttactggaaaaaagggttgtaagggggtgaaaatgcgtaaatttgttcaaattaagttagttccaacagttcataatagatggcgccgtgcgtcttctacatcgcgctgacgcttgctcaaaagtctttctataagacgtggtattatcttacatttaagtttcgatttttttcggttgttatatctattctacggtattaaataagtcagtactttatctgtgcagtgacgtaaccttaaatctatcaatgataaatagtttatgggtaaagttgtgtaattggagggctaaataagctttaaaatttggcataaaatataaagtttaatataaaaaaatgaaatacttattgtgtgcacactgcacagctgtattgatttaaggggtaccagggtttttttataaaagcttttgacaccaattttgttgacatcgcgcgctataaactgaagtccacgcagacgaagtcgcgggcaacagctagtatttaataaatattttttgacctGAATGGAACAGTAACACCCGTTTATCCTTCTAGGTTTAGATATAAGGATTAGTCCTTGTATCTCGAATTTAGTTCCCCATCAAAATTAGTATGTTAGAAATCTGTCACGCTCGTCTCTCGTGGCAAGATATCCTGTGAGCAACCCATTTTGAAAGCAATTTTGATTGCAAAGTTGTGCTAGTCGAACAAAATGTGCGCGAAGTGTGAACGGGACACTTTTAGGGCTTCGAGCCCTCGAGAAGTATGAGAATTGGGACTCTGATGTCTATTCTATAATAGTTAGTTATATAACCCCATTAACGTTACCAACTTACATTAAACTCCACGTCCCCGCAGATGGAGAATGTGCACACGGGTCCCTTGATCCTCAGCACCACGTCTCCCGAAGCGTTCTTGATGACGTAGCACGGCTTGCAGATGGACCACTCCTGTTCCACGGACCCCACTACTGTCCCCGGGGGGGAAGACACTTCCATGCTCTGCAGCCAGCACGGACACCAGCAGGTGTCGCAGGCTAGCGGACGATTGAGGTGGATTACCTGaaacattacattttttaatatataagaggggcaaacgagcaaacgggtcacctgatggacagaaactaccgtcgcccatggacactcggaacattagaagagctgcaggtgcgatgccggccttttacactgtcttcttgaaggtttgcaaatCGTATAGGTCCGTATATTTAAACACAATAATACACAAAAATGGTtgtcacaaaaaaatatttttttttgtgactaccagtaagaagtagataaagtataaacagtaaatatttacatgctgctgctgcagcatcacctggattctataggaaccgagcttcgtatgaacccaaagtggaggtttcatgtttgggctcattttaacggcctcaacgaaaaggacattgatagatagtaatcatgagaatatgattctgttgataggaattattctgcactataaccaacacaagtttaaaaattatgaaataaaattaaattaagaaattaaaaaaaacccctgccaaaacaactttaaaaagtaatgaaataatatttactgcctttaagttcaaatgattcctatcttgtgtaaagttataattattttagtccataattgttgtcaaggtgtgtcgggggaccgctaatgtagatgtttaatttcacttaacaagtttaaggatcaattcacagcgatctgaatcgagataggtaatcagcgacttggcggttgtaggttgtagtttacttggcggtcccccttaaacttgtacattgcaatttcgtcgccttataacaagaacgaacgaattgaatgttattcactcgttgttcacttaacgttgcatttactaatccgctgttaaatttttactgtgggacataagtattttaacagtctgtttaattttccaaggtccgttaagtaatgccttgttaggatttaacaaacagaggttggtgaaattgggtctaagttGATTAGTATGTTTTGATGGTATCATGTCTCCTACGATCGTCTGCAACTTCCTAGACCGCTTCTTTACCACAAAGAGATGAAAGACATAGAGAATCTACACGAACGTACCTACGTAAACAGAGGCCTTTtatacatggggaaatgctttatgCATCCCTGTCGAATTGGGGATATCgtccgaggtatgtgggactcccacTAAAATCTCATGGTGCTCtcctcgcttaaggcagagttgcgggtacgatagaacctaccgccaCTCTACCAGCGATCATCCACATTTTGTACACCCGTCACCCACCGTCGAATGCGCAGAAACACCTTGCACATTACGGCTCTCTTTAGGACTCGGTCACAGAATAAATATTAGTTGTACTAACAGAATTCCCACTAGCGAAACCCGTTTTAAACaataacgactcatgctacgatactattcggagcgtgcgaagtgggtggagggggtaaagaaagcgattgccgcgcttgccgtggcaaaaatatgcaaccaaaggggctcagttagtagtcaaacaaacttgtcaacttgtcaattgtcaaaacttgttttgaatatttagaaattggtcttaatggtttttgtatcgtagactgcaaaaataacagcaaaaataggtagtcagtatacaaatttaatgtttttcctaaatccactaggaaattagatcagatagctgctgtaaaaatgaaaaagtatgtgattcgatataacctaaaattgcattatcagtcaagtcaattttatttgagttgcattttataaagatattactTGAGTACCTAACTGTTgttttagtgttgatgaatgatggaCCACCATGTTCTCCAAAATCTGAcgacaaaacttgcagtgatagtttcatagaatacctattttatttaaatccaaagtatcaGGTGGAAGAAACAGTGACTCACAAATGACGATAAACAACATCTGGTTTAACTGATCTTTTAGAAGCTGGAGATAGAGTTTcaatgaaaaaggtttttcaagtaagcaagtcttagatgaaaggggtaaaaaagttaaaattattatgcccccATTTTTATGCAAAACAAAACGAGTACCTACTCTCAAGAGGAAACCGAAAGGACTTGCTCGCTGATATTGCTCGAGTAAGAATCCATATTGAAGTGAttgaaagcaatgatattctatgttactgttttagaaactcattgattgaaAGTGTATTAATGCAAAGACTTCAGAAACATGGGAcattttaaacgtgggagagccatgcttcggcacgaatgggccggctcgaccggagaaataccacgtcctcacagaaaaccggcgtgaaacagcgcttgcgctgtgtttcgccgagtgagtgagtttaccggaggcccaatcccctatcctattcccttccctaccctcccttatttcgttccctttccatccctaccttcccctattaccctattccctcttaaaaggccggcaacgcacctgcagctcttctgatgctgcgagtgtccatgggcgacggaagttgctttccatcaggtgacccgtttgctcgtttgcccccttatctcataaaaaaaaaataaaaaaaaacatgaagaatttttgcagtgttttagtaaatttatagactccgattttcttccagagtattaatgttgtaaaaaataaataaaatcaagatttttaaaaacattacatttatttttttcaagtataaagtattgcttgtatttttgttactgattaaagcagcaatatgtttgcacttgccgctctggttataaacacagctgcattttactccagcaacaaccgaccattattatctatctgtaaaaatgaataaaaatgtttagactagctttatctaaatgcttagttacgtttttggttggttcattacttacgtttgaacttgttttatagggtgctaaagtcaccgatgttcaacgaattatattggctc of Aricia agestis chromosome 9, ilAriAges1.1, whole genome shotgun sequence contains these proteins:
- the LOC121730259 gene encoding phospholipid scramblase 1 isoform X2; translated protein: MTIPQGLSNCPPGLEYLSMIDKLLVHQKVELLEAFVGFETNNKYTVKNAIGQKVYYAVEDNDCCTRNCCGPMRPFDMKIMDNFQNEVIHLNRPLACDTCWCPCWLQSMEVSSPPGTVVGSVEQEWSICKPCYVIKNASGDVVLRIKGPVCTFSICGDVEFNVYSQDGETKVGKITKQWSGLAREAFTDADYFGISFPMDLDVRIKAVLLGACFLIDFMFFEKAGNNESDRPGML